In Leptospira montravelensis, the genomic window AAATCTGTAATTTTTAGAATCTTTCGAGGAGTAACTCGCCTTCCTCCATTCATAAGAGTTGCATAGACCACGGAAAGTTCCATAGGACTCAGTTCCCCAGATCCAAGTGCTAATGATAAATTCTTTTGAAACCTAGCTTCTGCTTCTTCTTCGGGGATGGAGAGAATAGCGCTTAGCTTTTGAATAAAATAGGAGATCCCAATTTCATGTAATAATTTTACTGAGACTGTATTCACAGATTGAGCAAGTGCTTGTCTAACCGTTATCTCACCTTTATAGCCCTTATACCAGTTCTTAGGTGAATAACCAGAAATATCTAACTTTTCGTCTTTGATTTTTGAAGAAGGATTTACGATTCGTTTTTCAAAGGCTAATGCATAAACAAGGGCTTTGATCGTAGAACCAGGTTGTCTCTTCGCATCTTCTGCACGATTGAATCGAAATACATTTGAGATTTTATACCCACCAACTAATGCTTCAATATCTCCTGTTTCAGGATCAAGAGAAATCATAGAACCACTAAGTTGTGGCAAAATCGCCCTTGTTACTTCTGCTAAATCTGATTTCCCTTTACTTTGATAATCTGATTCTTGTTTGGTGAGGTCTGCTCTAACTGAATCAACACCAACACGTAAAGCTTCTTCGGCAAATCTTTGTTTTTCCAAATCTAAAGTTGTATATACAAGTAAACCTCGTTCTTCCAAATCTTCATTGGAAAATCGCTCTAATATAAATCTTCTGATTTCCGAATTAAAATCTGGAGCTAAGTTGACTCTAAAATCTTTGTCTGCACCATATTTCCCAATTTCACTTGAGTATTTTGGATTTCCTTCTTCGTCTTTGGTTTCTTTGACTTTATAGATAGTTCTAAACTTTTTTAAATTCAATTCAATGGAATCTGAGAACTTATGAGGAATCTCTTTTTGCGAGGGGTGAAGCTCAGGATTCCTTGCCATATCATATAACACGCGTTTTTGTCTCGAAAGAGCGATTCCTAAATTGCGAACAGGATTATAGACACTGGGAGCGGGGATAATTCCCACAAGTAAGGCAGCTTCTTCAGGACTTAGTTCTGATGCAGGTTTTCGAAAATAATATCTAGCAGCCTCTTCGACACCAGTATTCCCTTCTCCCAAAAATATTTGGTTTAAATACATGGCCAAAATTTCTTCCTTAGAATATTGGCTCTCAATATAAAAAGTGCAATAAAGTTCGGTTAGTTTATTAAATAAATTTCGTTTTCCTAAGTTTAAAGTTAGTTTTGCTAACTGTTGTGAGATGGTAGATCCACCTTGGGACAAACGAAATTGGATTAGATTTGTCACTACAGCACGACCAATGGCCGTATAGTTTAATCCAGAGTGGGAAAAAAATTCCCGATCCTCAGAAGAAAGAACGGCCCAAACAAGGACATTATGTTTTCCTAAGTTGTCTGTTCGAATGGGCCTGAAGTTTCTCCTATAAAACTCTCCCATAACTTTTCCACTGCGATCCAAAATCTTCACTGACTTTGGTTGAAAACTATCATAAAAGTTAGAAACTTCGGATCTATATTTTTCTAGTGATTTATGTACACGAGCTTCTTCGCCTGACCAAACCACATAGGCCCCACCCAAAAAGAAAAAAGATAAAAATACACCGAAAACAATTCCTAAAGTTAGGAAACGGACTCGCCTAACCCAAAAAAAGCGAGCTAGGTCTTTCAAATGACCGTATAATACTTCCAGGATGAGAACAAAAGAATTGGTTTGTTGGTTCATCTCTTTTTACCTTTGGATTTGGGAAAAACCAACTCTTCCACTTCTTCAAAACGAGTGACAGGATAAAAAGTAACACCCTTCTTTACGTAATCTGGAATTTCTTGGAATGCCTTTTCGTTATCCTTAGGGAAAATGATTTTTTTCACACCCACACGTTTTGCAGCAACGATTTTTTCACGTAATCCACCGATAGCCAGCACTTCACCAGTTAACGTTAGTTCTCCGGTCATACCAAAACCTGGAGCAATCACACGATCTGTTACAAGTGATAAAAGTGCCGTAGCCATTGTAATCCCAGCACTAGGTCCATCTTTTGGAGTGGCACCATCTGGAACATGTAAGTGAATTGCTTTTTTCTCAAATAAACTATCATTGTTCACATAATTTTTAACAAACGACAAAGCTATGTTTGCCGACTCTTCCATCATTTTTCCCATCTGTCCGGTAAGTGTCAGTCCACCTTTACCTGGAATCAGTACGGCTTCGATTAGGAGCGTTGAACCTCCCGCATTGGTCCATGCAAGACCTAAAGCTGTTCCCGGAACTTTCGGTATGGTCATTCGATCATCCACAAAAGGTGGTGGACCTAAGTATTCTACTAAATCTTTTTCTCGAATTTCTTTGGAATACTTATCCTTTAACACTTGTTTTAAGGCAATTTTACGAACCAATTTATCAAAAGTTTTTTCGAGTCCACGTAAACCGGATTCTCTAGAATAAGAATTGATAAGGACTGATACCGTTTCCTTTTTCATAGAAAAGGAGTCAGGATTTAATCCATTTTTCAGAAAGATTTTTTTCCAAAGATACTTTTGGAATATTTGTACTTTTTCTTCTGTAATATAGCCTGAAAGTTGAATGACTTCCATGCGATCCAAAAGTACACGTGGGATAGGTTCAAACGTATTTGCAGTTGCGATGAAAAGTACATCTGAAAGATCAAACGGTAAATCCAAATAATGGTCTCTAAAATTTGAATTTTGTTCGGGATCTAAAACTTCCAGTAAGGCCGCTTGCGGATCTCCTTGGTATCCTTGTGACATTTTATCAATTTCATCTAATAAAATTACAGTATCTCGTTCTTTAGTAATTTTTAATGCACTAATGAGTTTACCAGGCATAGCACCTATATAAGTTCGCCTATGTCCTTTGATTTCAGCCTCATCTCTGACGCCACCCACAGAAAAACGATAGAATTTACGACCCAAAGCTTCCGCCACTGACTTCGCAATGGAAGTTTTACCGACACCAGGTGGGCCAACCAAACAAAGAATAGATCCTTTGCTTTTTGGATTTAGTTTATGTACTGCTAAAAATTCTAAAATCCTTTCTTTCACATCTTCTAATTTGTGATGGTCCCGATTGAGAATTTTTTTGGCATGAAGTAGATTAACATCTTTTTCGGCAGGTTTTTCCCAAGGAAGGGCATCCACCAAATCTAAATAATTTCGAATGACATTATAATCGCTGGAGATTGGATCTGAATTTTTAAATTTATCAATTTCTCTTTCTATTTCTACTATAATTTCATCCGCAACAGGAATGGACTTCAATCTCTCCAAAAGTTTTTCGTATTTGATTTCGGTTTTATCTTCTCCGACTCCTAACTCTTGTTGGATGGCTTTTAATTGTTCTCTGAGAAAAAACTGGCGCTGCTGGTTATCTATTTTATCGTTGATCTGTTCTTGGATTTTTTTCTGAAGAACCACCAACTCTATTTCTTTTTTTAAGAATAATAAAACCTTTTCCAATCGATCGTTGATCTGAATTGCTTCAATCACGGACTGGTATTCTTCTTTTTCTAAGTTTAGAATCGAACAAACAAAATCAGCCATCTTTGCTGGTTCATTCACATTCATCATCGTAAGTTTCATATCTTCTGTGAACAGAGGATTGTTTTGTGCCAGTTCCTTGGTCAAAATAAGTAAGGTTCTCATCAGAGCCTTGATATTATTTTTACTAGTACCCAACTCCTCTTCCGGATAATTTACGTTAGCTATCAATACTGGTTCTTTTGTATGTATGGAATTGATTTTAAATCTTTGAATGGTATTTACTAAAATATTCATTCCACCATCAGGTAGATTGATTTTTTTCAAAATTCGAGCCACCACTCCGATTTGGAAAATATTATCTTCCGAAGGAAGGTCAGATTCATCTTCTTTTAAAAGGATAAGTCCCAAAAATCCAGCACCTTTAGATGATTCTTCAATGGATTGAATGAATCTGCCTGGAGGAACAATTAAAGGTGTGATGATTCCTGGGAATACTGGCCTTACCTTAATGGGGAGAAGAAAAATTTGTTTTGGAAGAGAGTCTTCCATTCTCGCCAATTTTGTTGAGTTTTCCCAAAATTCATTTGTTTCCAATCAAAATCCTACCTTATGATTCTATCTTATCGGGCCCGAGTGCTAACATTTTATCACGAAACATAGCGGCCTTTTCAAAATCCAAATCGGAAGCATAACGCAACATTTCTCTTTTCAATGCATCGCGTAACTTGTCTTTGGTTTTGTATTTTTTCAAGGTAAATTCTTTTTCCATTTCCTTGAGTGCTTCTTCTTTACTATCCTCTTCCGCCATTTCACGTGGAAGGATATCATGAATTTCTTTAATGATACTTTGGGGAGTGATCCCCATTGCCGTATTATGTGCTTCCTGAATTAGACGGCGTCGTTCGGTTTCGCTGATCGCTTTTTTAATAGAATCAGTCATTCGGTCAGCAAATAAAATAGCTTTTCCGTTCACATTCCTTGCGGCCCGTCCAATGGTCTGGATCAGAGATTTATAGTTTCGTAAAAAACCTTCTTTATCTGCATCTAAAATCGCAACGAGGGAAACTTCCGGAATATCTAATCCTTCTCGGAGTAAGTTGATTCCCACGATACAATCATAAACACCCTTACGCAAATCTCTGATGATTTCAGTTCGTTCGATAGTATCAATCTCCGAATGTAAGTATGCAATTTTTAATCCCACTTCCTTATAATAATCAGTTAAATCCTCTGACATTTTTTTGGTAAGAGTAGTGATAAGTATACGTTCTTTCTTTTCAATACGAAGCCTAATTTCGTTTAATAAATCTTCGATCTGGTTGGTGGTAGGACGAACTTCCACCACGGGATCAAGCAGTCCCGTCGGACGTATGATTTGTTCAATGACCGCCTCACTTTTATCAATTTCTTTTTGATCAGGTGTAGCCGACACATACAAAGTCATCGGAGTTAAGGTTTCAAATTCCTCAAAATTCAGTGGACGGTTATCAAGAGCACTGGGAAGACGAAAACCAAAATCAACTAACGTCTGTTTTCTGGACCTATCCCCTGCATACATCCCACCAATCTGTGGAAGGGTTACATGGGATTCATCAATGATGAGCAAAAAATCCATATTGGGAAAATAATCAAGTAAACATGCGGGTCTTTCCCCTTCGTTTCTTCCAGTTAGATGGCGAGAGTAGTTTTCGATCCCACTACAATATCCCAGTTCCACAAGCATTTCCATATCATAATTGGTTCTGGATTCAATGCGTTCTGCTTCTAAATGTTTTCCCTGTTTTAGGAATTTTTCCTTTTGATCCGCCATTTCAGTTTTAATTTTTTCGATAGCGTCTTTAATTTTAGGACCAGAAGTGATAAAGTGTTTAGCAGGATAAACTACCACTCGGTCTAGTTTGGTTTTTACCTTTCCGGTCAGTGGATCAATTTTAGAAAGTCCATCAATTTCATCTCCAAACAGTTCAATCCGAATGCCTTCCTCTTGGTAAGAAGGCATAATTTCAATAGTATCTCCACGAACACGAAAATTTCCTCGGCTAAAGTCTATATCGTTTCTTGCATATTGGATATGGAGAAATTTTCGTATGATTTGGTCCCTATCGATTTTGTCGCCGATTCGTAACATCACAACCGAATTCATATAATCTTCGGGAGAACCCAAACCATAAATACAAGATACAGAACTTACGATGATTACATCATCACGTTCTAACAAACTAGACGTGGCACGTAATCTAAGTTTGTCGATCTCTTCATTCATCGACATATCTTTCTCTATAAATGTATCAGAGGACGGCACATAGGCTTCTGGTTGGTAGTAGTCGTAATAAGAGACAAAGTACTCTACAGCATTTTCAGGGAAAAATTCCTTAAACTCACGAAAAAGCTGTGCCGCAAGAGTTTTGTTATGTGACAAAATGAGAGTTGGTTTTTTGACACGAGTGATTACCTCTGCCATCGTAAAGGTTTTACCAGAACCTGTTACACCGACTAAGGTAATTTTATTTTTACCTTCGCCGAAGGACTTTGCAATATCTTCAATTGCTTTGACCTGGTCTCCGGCAGCCTTAAAAGGAGAAACCATTTTGAAATTTGCCATAGGAACCTATGTTAGTTTACGAGTTGCTTTGAGTATAGCTTGTTTTCGATTGTCGCTAATTTCTAAATCAACTGAATCGAAAAGTTTTTGCATGACCATCATACCACGCATGAGTGTTGCTGTGGAAGAAAACTTACCCCTTTGAATATCGTCTTCTAGATTAAAATCTTTTACTGTATTGATCATTTCAATGGTAAAGGTTTTGTGTTTGTCGATTTGGAATATAACTTCCACTCCGCCACCATCCCCATACTTCGCGGCATTCTCTACTGCTTCCACGGTGGCTATACAAAGATCCATACGTAAGTCTTCAATGATCCCATTTCGTTTCAGAAAATAATCAAGCCTGGCACGAACATATTGCATGGGATTGTATGGTAGAGCACCAAGGATTACAAACTGTTCTGAAGTACCCATCTTGCGAATGATAGGAGAAGATTCAGCTAACAAATATTCCCTTGGGTCCAAGGGGTTTGTGGTGATGATTCCGTCTTTGGTAAATTCATCCAGGACAGAGGTCATAGTTTCCAAAGTTGTATTTGGAATGTCCTTAAATTTCCTCTGGGTTTCCATAAACACCCAAGAGTAGAAATCGTTCACATTCCCCGAGAGGCCATTGGAGAACAAAGTTTTCACTTCTTTCTCTAACTCAGTTCTGGAGAGAGGGAACGGCATATATTCCCATTTCAAGGGGAACGGAAGAGTTGTAAATTGTTTTATCCTTTAAGGATTAGTCCGTGTATTCTCTTGGCGCAGTGCTTCATAAAGTACAATGGCAACGGCATTGGAAAGATTGATCGAACGGCTCACCTCTGCCATAGGTAAGGAAATGATATGTTCTGGAGGGCAAGACTTGTGAATTTCTTCTGGAAGTCCCGAGGTTTCCCTCCCAAATAGAAAGACATCCTTCTTTTGGAAGGTTACATCCCAGTAGACTCTGGTCCCAAACTTGGATACTAGGAAGATTCGACTCCCTTCTTTTTCCTTTTGAGTTCGGAATTCTTCGAAATCCTCAAATCTACGCAGATCCAGATCTTTCCAATAGTCAAGTCCTGCACGCCTGACTGCTTTTTCCGAAAGGTCAAAGGAGGGCTCCCCCACGATAGAGAGGGGAACACCGGCATTTACACAAAGTCTTGCTATATTTCCGGTGTTAGGTGGAATCTCTGGTTTAAAAAGTGCGATCTCCAATTCGTGAATTACTTTTTATTCTTTTTTTCCAATGATTTTTGAAGGGCTAAACCAAAACTAGAAACAGCACCTGTTGATTCCTCTTTGGACATATACTCTTGGTATTCCATCCGGTCTTTGGCTTCTGCCGCTTTAGAAATTGACAAAGCAATTTGTCTTTTTTCAGGATTGATCTCCATCACAAACACTTCCAACTTTTGCCCAGGATTAAAAACTGTATTTAGCGGAGTGCGTGAGGGAACTCCTGTTTCTTTGTTCGGAACAAGTCCAGAAAAATCATCACCTAACCGAACAAAGAGGCCAAATGGTTTGATCGACTCTAATGTCCCTGTCACAATATCAGATTCTTTAAAAGGAAGTTTCCCTGACCAAGGGTCTGACAAAAAGTCTTTTACGCTGAGAGAGATTTTGTTAGTAACCCAATCAAGCGTAAGAATTTTGGCCCGTAACGTTTCTCCGACACGAAATTCTGTGGTTAAATCAGCATTTTTTTTGTAAGTTGCTTCTGATTGAGGAACCAAGGCATCAAACCCGTCCATATCCACGATGAGTCCAAATTTATGAATGCTTTTTACAGTGCAGGATACAAACATTCCGGCCTTTAACTCTTCGCGTAACAGTTGTTTTTTGGTTTCTCTTTCTTTATCTGCAATTTTTTTCTGAGATAAAACAATTTTATTTTGTTTTTTACCAATTTCAGAAATCACAAATTTAATTCGTTTGCCGGCAATATTTGTTCCTTTTAAGGAACCATCTAATTGACTAAAAGGTACGAATGCTGGATGACTTCCCAGTTTTACATCCCATCCGCCATTAGATTCAACTAACATTTGGCCAAGAACAGGGATTTCATATTGAGCTGCCATCTCCATATTTTCTTCTGTTAGGTTGTCTCCAGAAAGACAGGTGGTAAAATAAAAATCGCCCGAGTTTTCTTTTAAAAAATAAACAACAAGTGAATCACCAACCTTAGGTAAAACTTCTTCTCTCCATTCTTCCGTAGAGATATTTCCTGTGATTTTATTTTCTATGGTTCGAATGAACACATAATCATTTTTAACAGCTGTTACTTTGGCTTCATGACGTGAGCCAGGTTCAATGGATTGTCTTTTTTTAAAACTTTCTTCTAATAAACGTTCAAATTCTGAGGATGGGCCTTTCATTTTGCGGTTCCTTCCTTGGTGGGTTTAGGGGTATAGACCAATTTTCCTCCTAATATCATGGATTCAATTGGAAATATTCCGGAACTGCGTTTCAGAGGATTTTCGTCATGAATGGAAAAATGGGCAGGCCCACCGACCCGAATTTTCCCCTCATGATCTGTGCCCATATAGGAACAAGTGCGTAAGGTCAAAGTTTGGATGATGTCACGGCGGATTTGGGAAAGAGATTCTGGGTCTCTACTGGTAGGAAGTATACTTGGGGAAAAACTTCCAAAAAGGGAGGCCCAAAACCCAGGTTTTCCTTTCACGAACTCGGCCTTCCGTTCCTCAGGTTTGGCCAAAATTGCCTCCCAAAGTCGGATTTCCACAATGGCTGCTTGGCCAGGGAAAAGTCCCCAATGCCCAGCCCCGCTGGCAAAGAGTAAATTTTTCCCAACATCGGCTTCCGTCTGGAAATTAGATTGGTAGGGGGAAAAGGAAAGTTTTTCAGAAGTATCCTCCTCCGCATCCCAAGACAAGGAATCCTTCCAACGTGATCCAAAAACCGAATGGAGACGGGACCAAACTTGGACCTCTTCTTTCCAAAGTTCTGGATTTGTTTTTAATTCCTGGAGATACAAAATAGACAACATAGGAGCCCAACGAAAGTCCCGTTTTTGAGCTCGGTACAGATTGGTTCCCTCTGGCATGGGATGAAAGATCACGGGAAAACCGGTATCGAGAGCATCCTCCCAGCTGGTTTTATCCGCAAAGGTATAAGCAACAGGAAGATACCCTCTTTCTTCTCCTTCTCTGCGTTTGGCAAAAAGTTCCGTTTGAGAAAATCCCCGGTTTTCTACTTCTTTTAAAAAGATAGGGAGGTGGCGGTTTCTTTTCGAATCGGGGGATCCGGTAAGCCCTGATTGGTAGAGAATCTCCTTCCCAGTAGTAAGTTCTGGATACAAAGCCGGTTTTTGGGATTGGGTGATGATGGGAGAAAACCACTTTGATTTGGAAATTTCGGTTTGTAAATTAGCCAATGGGGGATCGCCTACCGACTCAATGTGGCTAAATCCAGCCGCTAAAAACCCCGAAAGAAATGTGGAAATCTCATCACGACCCGTCTTTCCGCCCCGGGCATTGGAGCCTAAAGTGACAGAAGCATCACAAAATCCAGGCAATAAGTACTTAGTTTGTACAGTGGGAGCTGCGGCCTTTAGAGAAACGATTTTCCCTTGCACCACCTCTACATCCACAAATCCGCCAAAATTGGATTTTTCACTGTCCCAAATTCGAACCGATTTCATTTTCAAATTTTGAGACAAAAGTATCGTAGGGGCAAAAGCCGATATAAATAAGGAGAGGAATAGAAGCCTGCGGTTTTTCATGCTAGCGGTCTTAGTTACCTTGACAGTAAGGACTAGAATGGAAAAGATTTCGGGTATGGGAAAGGAAACAAGCGAGATTTCTGATCACATCAAATTACACATCGAAAATGGGAAAATTCTCTCGCTTAAGACACACAGAGTGTCCAAATCCGTGGAGGAACATATCAAGGAAGCAGTAGGCCTCATCCTAGATCGCCTTACTTACCCTACTCTTGTCCCCACTCTTTACACCATCATCAAAGAACTAGCGATCAATGCTTGTAAGGCCAACCAAAAACGTGTGTTTTTTGAAGAACGTGGCTACAGTATGTTAAATCCTTCTGAGTATGCCAGGGGCGTTAGAGAATACCGAGAGATGTTTTCGGAAGAAATGTCCAATGAATTTGGAATGAAAGCCAAAAAGAAAGGATACTTCTGCCTAATTAATTTTAAATTCAATGACGATGGAATCACCATAGAAGTCATCAATAACACACCCATTGCCAAAGAAGAAGAAAAAGCCATCCGCGAACGATTGGAAAAAGGAATGGTCTATGATGATATCGCTCAGTTCTATATGGACAATGCTGATACTACAGAAGGTGCAGGTCTTGGACTTGCCCTTATTCTCATCATGTTAAAAGGGGAAGGTATCGATCCCAATTTCTTTCGTATCATCATCGGAGAAGACTCTACCATAGCTCGTTTAGAAATTCCTCTCTCTGATAAATTCATTTCTGTCCGCGACCCAAACCAAATTTAATTTATGCCTCTTCCTTTATCCTGCGCCATCATTACCCAGAACGAAGAGGATAATATATCTCGCACTCTCGTTGCCCTTTCCTTTATTGAAGATATAGTTGTCATTGATTCCGGTTCTACTGACAAAACAGTTGAGATTGCTAAATCATTAGGTGCGCGCGTATTCTATCGTAAGTTTGTAAATTATGCGGATCAAAAAAACTATGCTATCGAACAAACAAAATACGATTGGGTACTTGCAGTCGATGCCGATGAAGTGGTATCAAACGGATTAAAAGTAGAAATCACAGAATTATTTACGAAAAATAAACTA contains:
- a CDS encoding transglycosylase domain-containing protein → MNQQTNSFVLILEVLYGHLKDLARFFWVRRVRFLTLGIVFGVFLSFFFLGGAYVVWSGEEARVHKSLEKYRSEVSNFYDSFQPKSVKILDRSGKVMGEFYRRNFRPIRTDNLGKHNVLVWAVLSSEDREFFSHSGLNYTAIGRAVVTNLIQFRLSQGGSTISQQLAKLTLNLGKRNLFNKLTELYCTFYIESQYSKEEILAMYLNQIFLGEGNTGVEEAARYYFRKPASELSPEEAALLVGIIPAPSVYNPVRNLGIALSRQKRVLYDMARNPELHPSQKEIPHKFSDSIELNLKKFRTIYKVKETKDEEGNPKYSSEIGKYGADKDFRVNLAPDFNSEIRRFILERFSNEDLEERGLLVYTTLDLEKQRFAEEALRVGVDSVRADLTKQESDYQSKGKSDLAEVTRAILPQLSGSMISLDPETGDIEALVGGYKISNVFRFNRAEDAKRQPGSTIKALVYALAFEKRIVNPSSKIKDEKLDISGYSPKNWYKGYKGEITVRQALAQSVNTVSVKLLHEIGISYFIQKLSAILSIPEEEAEARFQKNLSLALGSGELSPMELSVVYATLMNGGRRVTPRKILKITDLDGNEFYNTVPNEAAEQILDPVACAMAINTLQSVLTEEGTMTLKRKEGEPFLYAGKTGTVQSPKLKSSRWKGLKGVRDVWFAGLTPRNVTVVWVGHDEGAPFPGSGSGVSGGIWYRYTQNVKSKLGMGNQLISNFVGDFVKVDVCADDGTIIESNPDYVCKVPLYAQYYYIGDLPPKRAGFVKQEPLNQNANLNPEPVDDDSEISTYDAQGSRIRPTAVDSVELEPPVIENRRARYNEENP
- the lon gene encoding endopeptidase La encodes the protein MEDSLPKQIFLLPIKVRPVFPGIITPLIVPPGRFIQSIEESSKGAGFLGLILLKEDESDLPSEDNIFQIGVVARILKKINLPDGGMNILVNTIQRFKINSIHTKEPVLIANVNYPEEELGTSKNNIKALMRTLLILTKELAQNNPLFTEDMKLTMMNVNEPAKMADFVCSILNLEKEEYQSVIEAIQINDRLEKVLLFLKKEIELVVLQKKIQEQINDKIDNQQRQFFLREQLKAIQQELGVGEDKTEIKYEKLLERLKSIPVADEIIVEIEREIDKFKNSDPISSDYNVIRNYLDLVDALPWEKPAEKDVNLLHAKKILNRDHHKLEDVKERILEFLAVHKLNPKSKGSILCLVGPPGVGKTSIAKSVAEALGRKFYRFSVGGVRDEAEIKGHRRTYIGAMPGKLISALKITKERDTVILLDEIDKMSQGYQGDPQAALLEVLDPEQNSNFRDHYLDLPFDLSDVLFIATANTFEPIPRVLLDRMEVIQLSGYITEEKVQIFQKYLWKKIFLKNGLNPDSFSMKKETVSVLINSYSRESGLRGLEKTFDKLVRKIALKQVLKDKYSKEIREKDLVEYLGPPPFVDDRMTIPKVPGTALGLAWTNAGGSTLLIEAVLIPGKGGLTLTGQMGKMMEESANIALSFVKNYVNNDSLFEKKAIHLHVPDGATPKDGPSAGITMATALLSLVTDRVIAPGFGMTGELTLTGEVLAIGGLREKIVAAKRVGVKKIIFPKDNEKAFQEIPDYVKKGVTFYPVTRFEEVEELVFPKSKGKKR
- the uvrB gene encoding excinuclease ABC subunit UvrB — its product is MANFKMVSPFKAAGDQVKAIEDIAKSFGEGKNKITLVGVTGSGKTFTMAEVITRVKKPTLILSHNKTLAAQLFREFKEFFPENAVEYFVSYYDYYQPEAYVPSSDTFIEKDMSMNEEIDKLRLRATSSLLERDDVIIVSSVSCIYGLGSPEDYMNSVVMLRIGDKIDRDQIIRKFLHIQYARNDIDFSRGNFRVRGDTIEIMPSYQEEGIRIELFGDEIDGLSKIDPLTGKVKTKLDRVVVYPAKHFITSGPKIKDAIEKIKTEMADQKEKFLKQGKHLEAERIESRTNYDMEMLVELGYCSGIENYSRHLTGRNEGERPACLLDYFPNMDFLLIIDESHVTLPQIGGMYAGDRSRKQTLVDFGFRLPSALDNRPLNFEEFETLTPMTLYVSATPDQKEIDKSEAVIEQIIRPTGLLDPVVEVRPTTNQIEDLLNEIRLRIEKKERILITTLTKKMSEDLTDYYKEVGLKIAYLHSEIDTIERTEIIRDLRKGVYDCIVGINLLREGLDIPEVSLVAILDADKEGFLRNYKSLIQTIGRAARNVNGKAILFADRMTDSIKKAISETERRRLIQEAHNTAMGITPQSIIKEIHDILPREMAEEDSKEEALKEMEKEFTLKKYKTKDKLRDALKREMLRYASDLDFEKAAMFRDKMLALGPDKIES
- a CDS encoding ATP-binding protein produces the protein MPFPLSRTELEKEVKTLFSNGLSGNVNDFYSWVFMETQRKFKDIPNTTLETMTSVLDEFTKDGIITTNPLDPREYLLAESSPIIRKMGTSEQFVILGALPYNPMQYVRARLDYFLKRNGIIEDLRMDLCIATVEAVENAAKYGDGGGVEVIFQIDKHKTFTIEMINTVKDFNLEDDIQRGKFSSTATLMRGMMVMQKLFDSVDLEISDNRKQAILKATRKLT
- a CDS encoding tRNA (cytidine(34)-2'-O)-methyltransferase → MEIALFKPEIPPNTGNIARLCVNAGVPLSIVGEPSFDLSEKAVRRAGLDYWKDLDLRRFEDFEEFRTQKEKEGSRIFLVSKFGTRVYWDVTFQKKDVFLFGRETSGLPEEIHKSCPPEHIISLPMAEVSRSINLSNAVAIVLYEALRQENTRTNP
- a CDS encoding S1 RNA-binding domain-containing protein: MKGPSSEFERLLEESFKKRQSIEPGSRHEAKVTAVKNDYVFIRTIENKITGNISTEEWREEVLPKVGDSLVVYFLKENSGDFYFTTCLSGDNLTEENMEMAAQYEIPVLGQMLVESNGGWDVKLGSHPAFVPFSQLDGSLKGTNIAGKRIKFVISEIGKKQNKIVLSQKKIADKERETKKQLLREELKAGMFVSCTVKSIHKFGLIVDMDGFDALVPQSEATYKKNADLTTEFRVGETLRAKILTLDWVTNKISLSVKDFLSDPWSGKLPFKESDIVTGTLESIKPFGLFVRLGDDFSGLVPNKETGVPSRTPLNTVFNPGQKLEVFVMEINPEKRQIALSISKAAEAKDRMEYQEYMSKEESTGAVSSFGLALQKSLEKKNKK
- a CDS encoding histidine kinase; amino-acid sequence: MEKISGMGKETSEISDHIKLHIENGKILSLKTHRVSKSVEEHIKEAVGLILDRLTYPTLVPTLYTIIKELAINACKANQKRVFFEERGYSMLNPSEYARGVREYREMFSEEMSNEFGMKAKKKGYFCLINFKFNDDGITIEVINNTPIAKEEEKAIRERLEKGMVYDDIAQFYMDNADTTEGAGLGLALILIMLKGEGIDPNFFRIIIGEDSTIARLEIPLSDKFISVRDPNQI